A genomic segment from Amyelois transitella isolate CPQ chromosome 15, ilAmyTran1.1, whole genome shotgun sequence encodes:
- the LOC132902553 gene encoding uncharacterized protein LOC132902553 codes for MSEGNSKPSTSNNSGGEFTIIQRNGGAVLLRAGYQYTKKITFKSGCITWRCVNWRKKCPAYINIKENNIIKEKSHQCKPDEIKNVVDQKLHECREKVLSSNFSPIPNIYNNFMSEFENAGLDLLKKLPSFGNIKSSLYNARNKKAGVTKIQCNLPEEVIVPLQFKEFVLADYYNESSETRIIVFADSEVLEQIKHIKIYFSDGTFECCPKPFVQLYSIHGDLGSNEEHTRIVPLMYVLLNRKTEEIYTTLFQVLKEHIPDWEPLIYVTDYEQAAMNAISKVFPSVEVKGCYFHFSHNVWKKAKALNLTKEKRLRKHVALSALLPLLPREFISDGWCYLMEDSPESNEIQQFNDYMVTQWLEDENFVNIWCVHNQRHRTTNAVESWHKKLNSTLPKKPNLFQLLKVLKDDASLQKVNIKKHNFELPNPKRRLTKVIANDNWFKHVTNELLSGKITVGHCLEKLRL; via the exons ATGTCAGAAGGTAATAGCAAGCCCTCTACCTCTAATAACTCTGGTGGTGAGTTCACAATTATACAGAGGAACGGTGGTGCAGTTTTGTTGCGGGCTGGTTACCAATATACTAAGAAAATAACATTCAAAAGTGGATGTATTACGTGGAGATGCGTGAATTGGCGCAAAAAGTGCCcggcatatataaatataaag gaaaacaacattataaaagaaaaaagtcacCAATGTAAGCCggacgaaataaaaaatgtagtagATCAAAAATTACATGAATGCCGAGAAAAGGTTCTATCTTCGAATTTTTCACCAATACCCAATATTTACAACAACTTTATGTCAGAATTCGAAAATGCAGGCTTGGATCTCTTAAAAAAGCTTCCGTCATTCGGAAACATTAAATCTTCTTTATATAATGCCAGAAATAAGAAAGCCGGAGTGACAAAAATACAATGCAATTTGCCTGAAGAAGTTATAGTTCCTTTGCAGTTCAAGGAATTTGTTCTTGCCGACTACTATAATGAATCTTCCGAAACTCGAATTATAGTTTTTGCTGATAGCGAAGTCCTGGAACAAATTAAACATAtcaagatttattttagtgaCGGAACTTTTGAGTGCTGCCCAAAACCATTTGTACAACTTTATTCTATACACGGCGATCTCGGAAGCAATGAAGAGCACACAAGAATAGTGCCTTTAATGTACGTGTTGCTGAATAGAAAAACTGAAGAAATTTACACAACACTTTTTCAAGTATTAAAGGAACATATTCCAGATTGGGAACCGTTGATATATGTGACAGATTATGAACAAGCGGCTATGAATGCCATATCAAAAGTTTTCCCTTCAGTCGAAGTAAAAGGATGTTACTTTCATTTTTCACACAACGTGTGGAAGAAGGCTAAAGCGCTAAATTTAACTAAAGAAAAGAGACTCCGAAAACATGTAGCGCTCTCAGCTCTCCTGCCGCTGCTACCTCGAGAATTCATCTCAGACGGGTGGTGCTATTTAATGGAAGACAGTCCTGAATCTAATGAAATTCAACAATTCAACGATTATATGGTGACACAATGGCTGGAAGACGAAAATTTTGTCAACATTTGGTGTGTTCATAATCAACGTCACCGCACAACCAATGCTGTAGAATCTTGGcataaaaaactaaacagTACTCTGCCAAAGAAACCCAATTTATTTCAActcttaaaagttttaaaagatGATGCCAGTCTTCAAAAGGTTAACATTAAAAAGCATAATTTTGAGCTGCCGAACCCGAAGCGAAGACTAACCAAAGTGATTGCTAACGACAACTGGTTTAAACACGTAACTAATGAACTTTTGTCAGGTAAAATCACAGTTGGTCACTGCCTGGAAAAGTTAAGAttatga